AGCCGCATGGTTAGGGGTGGTAGTGGCAGATTACTTAACCCCAGAAGTATTAAAGTGGGTGGTCGTTGCGAGCTTTTTAAGTATGGCAATATGGATTTTGATTCCCGACAAATTGGATGAAGATGACGAGATATCGGGACGCGGTCCTTTTGTTGCGAGTTTTATTGCGTTTTTTGTTGCAGAAATCGGTGATAAAACGCAAATTGCGACGTCTATTCTCGGGGCTAAATATAGTCATGAACTGATTTGGGTGATTGTCGGAACGACTATTGGTATGTTGTTAGCTAATGTTCCTGTGGTGCTGCTTGGTAAATTATCGGCTAACCGCTTACCTTTGGCATTGATTCGCAAGGTCACAGCATTAATATTTGTTGGCCTAGCGGTGATTTCAGCCTTCTACTGAACACGACTTATTGCGTTATTATCTCATGTCTTTTTAGGCGTGAGATAACCTCATCTTTAGTGGTACGACTGCTATGCTTAATCAAGGTAAAGTATCGTGGTGAGGGAAGGTTATGTTAACGCGTTACACATCAATGACAGCAAAAAAACAAAGCTACTTATTTACAGTTGGGCTTTTACTGACTTTTTTAGGGATGACACTCACAGATATGTGGATGCCTATGGTTGTCGGGGCATTTATTTTGACCGGACTAACCGTTGAAGCTTGGATTCGAGTGTCGCATCTTATACCAATGCATGAAGACATTCGTGCACTGCGTCAAGAGATACAGCAATTACGCCATGAGAACCGTGAGAATTTCGAGCAGCAATAATTGCGTTGAGCGATGACGGTAAGAGTACGATAGGGCGGATATCCCCCCCTATCATTATCAAGCGATGCCTTTTTGAATAAGGTATAAATACGGTAGGCTTTCAGTTTGCGAGTCGATAAGCTTATGATCCATAAACCGGCAAAAGCTCGGGATATCGCGTGTCGTGGAAGGATCATCGGCTTTCACAAGTAGTGTCTCACCATCTTGCATATTGCGAATTGTCTTTCTCACCATCATTACCGGTTCAGGGCAACGTAGGCCTTCTGCTTCTAGTGTTACGGTTACT
This DNA window, taken from Vibrio palustris, encodes the following:
- the tusA gene encoding sulfurtransferase TusA; translated protein: MNLSNQAVTVTLEAEGLRCPEPVMMVRKTIRNMQDGETLLVKADDPSTTRDIPSFCRFMDHKLIDSQTESLPYLYLIQKGIA
- a CDS encoding TMEM165/GDT1 family protein, which gives rise to MSVLAISLTTVALAEIGDRTQLLSLLLASRYRRPVPIILAILAATLLNHALAAWLGVVVADYLTPEVLKWVVVASFLSMAIWILIPDKLDEDDEISGRGPFVASFIAFFVAEIGDKTQIATSILGAKYSHELIWVIVGTTIGMLLANVPVVLLGKLSANRLPLALIRKVTALIFVGLAVISAFY